In a single window of the Platichthys flesus chromosome 5, fPlaFle2.1, whole genome shotgun sequence genome:
- the LOC133953333 gene encoding fibrinogen-like protein 1 translates to MSSELLIGSFIMGTPRTSVALLLQLAACMAAPVPCEDKVVSLKVEIQGLVNVINDQHLYIQELHNSQAQQLENIPNLHLGPENLYRDCSEVFADGNVASGLYVIIPDGSPTSLSVYCDMSNGGGWTVFQRRRDGKEIFDREWVEYKHGFGDLYSPDGEFWLGNEPLHYLTSQGNYDLHIDMEDFEGNQRFAEYKNFKVDNEKDEYQIHLGEYTGNAGDALVDVHTPPSTGQKWTGPSGVKFSTLGEPNNSDQENSNAQCIRHSKSGWWFSRCDSGNLNGNYYKGPSQAMAEDEVVWYTWHGWWYSIKSVVMMVRATDLKHLLPVIAPLLGQLDSIGSDVDAAPGQ, encoded by the exons ATGAGCAGTGAA TTACTGATTGGATCGTTTATTATGGGAACTCCGAGGACATCAGTGGCCCTTCTTCTTCAGCTGGCTGCATGCATGGCC GCTCCGGTGCCGTGTGAGGACAAGGTGGTCAGTTTGAAAGTGGAGATCCAGGGTCTGGTGAATGTCATCAATGACCAGCACCTCTACATCCAGGAGCTTCACAACAGCCAGGcccagcagctggagaacattCCCAACTTACACCTGGGTCCCGAGAACCTGTACAGAG ACTGTTCTGAGGTGTTTGCAGACGGTAACGTGGCCAGTGGGCTCTATGTGATCATCCCTGACGGCTCTCCAACTTCTCTGAGTGTTTACTGTGACATGAGCAATGGAGGAGGATGGACCGTctttcagaggaggagagacggcaAAGAGATCTTtgacag AGAATGGGTGGAGTATAAGCACGGATTTGGAGACCTCTACTCCCCCGATGGAGAATTCTGGCTGGGAAATGAACCTCTACACTATCTCACCTCCCAAG GAAACTACGACCTACACATTGACATGGAGGACTTTGAGGGAAATCAACGCTTTGCAGAGTACAAGAACTTCAAAGTGGACAATGAAAAG GACGAGTACCAGATTCATTTGGGAGAGTACACTGGGAATGCAGGGGACGCGCTGGTTGATGTTCACACTCCCCCCTCTACTGGGCAGAAATGGACAGGACCAAGTGGGGTCAAATTCAGTACCTTAGGTGAGCCGAACAACAGCGATCAGGAAAATAGCAACGCCCAGTGTATCAGACACAGCAAGTCAGGCTGGTGGTTTAGCAG GTGTGATTCAGGGAATCTAAACGGCAATTACTACAAAGGGCCATCCCAAGCCATGGCTGAGGACGAGGTGGTGTGGTATACATGGCACGGTTGGTGGTACTCCATCAAATCTGTAGTCATGATGGTGCGAGCTACTGACCTCAAGCATCTACTGCCAGTCATTGCACCTTTACTTGGGCAACTTGACAGCATAGGCAGTGATGTTGACGCTGCTCCTGGCCAATAG